The following coding sequences lie in one Arachis ipaensis cultivar K30076 chromosome B05, Araip1.1, whole genome shotgun sequence genomic window:
- the LOC107645063 gene encoding phosphatidylinositol/phosphatidylcholine transfer protein SFH13 — MSGSEGQCSHDEIRDRRSDVEYFEDERQRSKIGTLKKKAMTASSKFTHSLKKRGKKKIDYRVPAVSIEDVRDAQEETVVLEFRQKLIDRGSLPPRHDDYHTLLRFLKARDFNIEKTIQMWEEMLNWRKEYGTDTILEDFEYEELEEVLQYYPQGYHGVDREGRPVYIERLGKAHPSRLMRITTIDRYLKYHVQEFERTLQEKFPACSIAAKRKISSTTTILDVQGLGMKNFTRTAANLLAAMTKIDNNYYPETLHRMYVVNAGPGFKKMLWPAAQKFLDSKTIAKIQILEPKALCKLLEVIDSSQLPDFLGGSCTCPNEGGCLRSNKGPWSDPDIMKLVRNEDATFVRQTSRASNGQQKYFLLHPLKGRCSDMSTVESGSDIDGYSSPLRQRSCPYPRLAPVHEEVRTSDLNGYYSCDDSALSPDKMIESDQSPPTLEQSLRTADMGNVDSMTKSEDTWFSIVKEKVERTNFMYVSTMLTSFFERLIAFFCSLRFEFWRPQNIVHPSITVEHNINNSAVVEASSEREHVLPCEQRLQRLEKVFEELNKKPDSMPAEKEQMLMQSFDRIKCVEFDLEKTKRVLHAAVMKQLEISELLENMRKSRCRQRRLFC, encoded by the exons ATGTCAG GCTCTGAAGGACAATGTAGTCATGATGAAATCAGAGATAGAAGATCAGATGTTGAGTACTTTGAAGATGAAAGGCAGCGGTCTAAAATTGGAACCCTCAAGAAGAAAGCAATGACTGCTTCATCCAAGTTTACTCATTCGCTAAAGAAAAGAGGGAAAAAGAAGATTGATTATAGGGTTCCCGCAGTATCCATTGAGGATGTGCGTGATGCACAAGAGGAGACTGTTGTCCTTGAATTCCGCCAAAAGCTAATTGATAGGGGATCTTTACCTCCCAGGCATGATGATTACCATACATTGTTGAG GTTTTTGAAAGCCAGGGACTTTAACATTGAGAAAACAATCCAGATGTGGGAAGAAATGCTTAATTGGCGCAAGGAATATGGAACTGATACTATACTAGAG GATTTTGAATATGAAGAGCTGGAAGAGGTATTACAGTACTATCCTCAGGGGTACCATGGAGTGGATAGGGAAGGTAGGCCAGTTTACATTGAAAGGCTTGGGAAAGCTCATCCAAGCCGCCTGATGCGCATCACCACAATAGATCGATATTTGAAATACCATGTCCAGGAGTTTGAAAGAACTCTACAGGAGAAATTTCCAGCATGTTCTATTGCAGCAAAAAGAAAGATCTCTTCAACAACGACAATATTGGATGTACAAGGCTTG GGAATGAAAAATTTCACCCGAACTGCTGCAAATCTTTTGGCTGCCATGACAAAAATTGACAACAATTACTATCCTGAG ACACTACATCGAATGTATGTCGTCAATGCTGGTCCTGGGTTTAAGAAGATGCTTTGGCCTGCTGCACAGAAATTTCTTGACTCCAAAACTATTGCAAAAATACAG ATTCTTGAACCTAAGGCTTTGTGTAAATTACTTGAAGTCATCGACTCTAG TCAGTTGCCAGACTTTTTGGGTGGCTCATGTACATGTCCTAATGAAGGTGGATGTCTTAGGTCTAACAAGGGTCCATGGAGTGATCCTGATATAATGAAG CTTGTACGTAACGAGGATGCAACATTTGTGAGGCAAACCAGCCGAGCGTCCAATGGACAACAGAAATATTTTCTATTGCACCCACTGAAG GGACGATGCAGTGATATGTCAACAGTAGAATCAGGATCTGATATTGATGGTTACTCCTCTCCCCTTAGACAAAGGAGCTGTCCTTATCCTCGTTTAGCCCCGGTTCATGAAGAG GTCAGGACATCAGATCTCAATGGATACTATAGCTGTGATGATAGCGCTCTTTCACCTGATAAAATGATAGAAAGTGACCAATCTCCCCCTACATTGGAGCAGTCATTGCGAACTGCTGATATGGGAAATGTTGATAGTATGACAAAATCAGAAG ATACTTGGTTTAGCATAGTTAAGGAAAAAGTAGAGAGAACAAATTTCATGTACGTGTCAACAATGCTGACATCTTTCTTTGAAAGACTTATTGCATTCTTCTGTagtttaagatttgaattttggaggccACAGAACATTGTTCACCCATCAATTACTGTGGAGCATAATATTAACAATTCAGCAGTTGTTGAAGCATCTTCTGAAAGAGAACATGTTCTTCCTTGTGAACAACGTCTTCAGAGACTAGAAAAAGTATTCGAGGAACTTAACAAGAAACCTGATAGTATGCCTGCCGAGAAGGAGCAAATGCTCATGCAATCCTTTGATAGGATCAAGTGTGTTGAGTTTGACCTTGAGAAGACCAAGAGG GTGCTACATGCTGCGGTGATGAAGCAGCTTGAAATATCTGAGTTGCTGGAGAACATGCGGAAGTCAAGGTGTCGG CAGAGGCGGCTATTCTGTTGA
- the LOC107645065 gene encoding KH domain-containing protein At5g56140: MSSSGAGRYMAFPPSPSPSPSAPHSPHISGLRSPASSALLEHDKYLTELLGERHKISPFMAVLPHSYRLLNQEILRVTTLFGNASVLGQSGLEHASPLATGGIFSNGGADVNGWASRFQSEMPSLLQSSSTQNWLSPQGGSSGIIVKKTVRVDIPVDAYPNFNFVGRLLGPRGNSLKRVEASTECRVLIRGRGSIKDPTREEMMRGKPGYEHLNEPLHILVEAELPVEIIDARLMQARDILEDLLKPVDESQDFYKKQQLRELAMLNGTLREEGSPMSGSVSPFHNNLGMKRAKTRG, encoded by the exons ATGTCGTCCTCCGGCGCCGGCAGGTACATGGCCTTCCCTCCGTCGCCGTCGCCCTCCCCCTCAGCCCCTCACTCCCCTCACATCTCCGGCCTCCGCTCTCCTGCCTCCTCCGCCCTCCTCGAGCACGACAA aTATCTCACTGAGTTATTGGGAGAACGTCACAAGATCAGTCCATTCATGGCTGTGCTTCCACACAGCTATCGATTGTTAAACCAAG AAATTTTGCGTGTAACCACACTATTCGGGAATGCATCAGTTTTAGGTCAAAGTGGGCTTGAACATGCTAGCCCCCTGGCTACCGGAGGAATATTTTCAAATGGAGGTGCCGATGTGAATGGATGGGCATCACGATTTCAATCAGAA ATGCCAAGCTTGTTACAGTCTTCATCAACACAAAACTGGCTGAGTCCACAAGGTGGCTCGTCTGGTATTATCGTTAAAAAGACAGTCAGAGTTGATATTCCTGTGGACGCATATCCAAAT TTTAACTTTGTTGGTCGCCTCCTAGGGCCTAGAGGAAACTCCTTAAAACGCGTAGAAGCAAGTACAGAGTGTCGTGTCTTGATCAGAGGCCGAGGTAGCATTAAGGATCCAACCAGG GAGGAAATGATGAGAGGGAAACCTGGATATGAACATCTGAATGAACCTCTCCATATTCTGGTAGAGGCAGAATTACCAGTCGAAATCATAGATGCTCGCCTGATGCAGGCACGTGACATACTTGAAGATTTGCTTAAGCCTGTG GATGAATCTCAGGATTTCTACAAGAAGCAGCAGCTTCGGGAACTAGCAATGCTCAACGGCACTCTTCGAGAGGAGGGTTCTCCAATGTCTGGTTCTGTTTCACCCTTCCACAACAACCTTGGTATGAAAAGGGCCAAAACCAGGGGGTAA
- the LOC107645066 gene encoding serine/threonine-protein kinase D6PKL1 isoform X2, which translates to MEASSSTCEIVESSEDIISEFKVAEKPECSYANKSGKKYSIEDDINRLFQGIDIQSSSRGLGASRSHKSALKRPIKVSSAQASGIGISESVSLKQAFRGLCISQASEMAALKRLSKPCSSSRVSEAGNIKKLYTAVVDEGKQNLLEISLVPEASAHSDKLPRVSISISNSSANHSVPLADATNLKETTTRLASRDQIVPLPSEVEGEKPTIANFSPTACANEIVLEGRMDPAAAHSFSMADKGHKANILCVSSPSCSSTGDGVDKPTSSHTCLAKSIVSSKNFFKKKVKQDVCSASSSSTPCLRKVDNNLGSIANTLDKETDNSDLKHETKGNQKLSPSSSNGSIEINSINSEKDSCKPGFTLNCNKRTKFQVTKVDEKSRSKEKGEFSQSSKSSIGEYSSSTSISEESNLSGSSRIGYRPHMSKHLRWEAIRAVQQHGNLSLRHFKLLRKLGSGDIGTVYLAELIGTNCLFALKVMDNEFLASRKKMFRAQTEREILQMLDHPFFPTLYSHISTDKLSCLVMEYCPGGDLHVLRQRQPYRSFSEQAASAVVIRCSIHRLWLCWLILRFYVAEVLLALEYLHMLGVVYRDLKPENILVREDGHIMLTDFDLSLRCSVNPTLVKSSSPEEVDGTRKMSSPCSDASCIQPFCLQPDWQVSCFTPILISGGAKSRKTKADAQVGPLPQLVVEPISARSNSFVGTYEYLAPEIIKGEGHGSAVDWWTFGIFLFELLYGRTPFKGQSNEDTLSNVVSQSLKFPGAPIVSFHARDLIRGLLIKDPETRLGSVKGAAEIKQHPFFEGLNWALIRCAAPPELPKFRDFGSRAPSMAAQKENANDLEDTEDCEEFELF; encoded by the exons ATGGAGGCTTCTTCCAGTACATGTGAGATAGTGGAGTCAAGCGAAGATATTATTTCTGAGTTCAAAGTGGCTGAAAAACCTGAGTGTAGTTATGCCAACAAATCAGGGAAAAAGTATTCTATCGAGGATGATATTAATCGTCTTTTCCAGGGTATTGACATTCAAAGTTCATCTAGAGGTCTTGGTGCATCACGCTCACACAAGAGTGCTCTTAAGAGGCCAATAAAAGTTAGTTCAGCTCAGGCCTCAGGAATCGGCATCTCCGAATCTGTTAGTTTGAAGCAGGCATTTAGAGGCTTGTGCATTTCTCAGGCGTCGGAAATGGCTGCTTTGAAGAGACTCTCAAAGCCATGCAGTTCGTCACGAGTATCAGAGGCTGGCAACATCAAAAAGTTATACACAGCAGTTGTAGATGAGGGCAAACAGAACTTGCTGGAAATCTCCCTGGTGCCAGAGGCATCTGCCCATTCTGATAAATTGCCCAGGGTCTCGATATCCATATCAAATTCAAGTGCTAATCATTCTGTTCCCTTGGCTGATGCCACAAACCTGAAAGAAACTACAACCAGGCTTGCTTCTCGAGATCAGATTGTTCCTCTTCCATCAGAAGTTGAAGGTGAAAAACCGACAATTGCAAATTTTTCACCGACTGCTTGTGCAAATGAGATTGTGCTGGAGGGCAGAATGGATCCTGCTGCTGCTCACAGTTTTTCAATGGCAGATAAGGGACACAAAGCAAATATACTTTGTGTGTCTTCTCCTTCCTGCTCTAGTACTGGTGATGGAGTGGATAAACCCACAAGCAGCCATACATGTTTAGCAAAGTCAATAGTCAGTAGCAAGAACTTCTTTAAGAAAAAAGTAAAGCAAGATGTTTGTTCTGCCTCAAGCAGCTCCACTCCATGCCTGAGAAAAGTTGACAACAATTTGGGATCGATTGCAAATACTTTGGACAAAGAAACAGACAATTCTGATTTGAAGCATGAAACAAAAGGAAACCAAAAGCTGTCTCCCAGCAGTTCAAACGGTAGCATTGAAATTAACTCAATCAATTCTGAGAAGGACTCATGCAAACCTGGTTTCACGTTAAATTGCAACAAGAGAACCAAATTTCAAGTGACAAAAGTTGATGAGAAATCAAGATCAAAGGAAAAGGGTGAGTTCTCCCAAAGCTCAAAAAGTAGCATTGGTGAGTATAGTAGTAGCACAAGCATCAGCGAGGAGAGCAATCTAAGTGGTTCCAGTCGCATTGGCTACAGGCCTCATATGTCAAAACATCTGAGATGGGAAGCTATTCGAGCTGTTCAGCAGCATGGTAATTTAAGTTTGAGGCACTTTAAGCTGCTAAGGAAGCTTGGTAGCGGGGATATTGGAACTGTTTATCTTGCAGAACTAATTGGGACAAACTGCCTTTTTGCCTTAAAGGTGATGGACAATGAATTCTTGGCAAGCCGGAAGAAAATGTTCAGGGCTCAAACTGAACGAGAGATCCTACAGATGCTGGATCATCCATTTTTTCCTACCCTATATTCCCATATCTCCACAGATAAGCTTTCTTGCTTGGTCATGGAGTATTGTCCAGGTGGTGATCTGCATGTATTACGGCAGAGGCAGCCATATCGGAGTTTCTCAGAACAAGCAGCTAG TGCAGTTGTAATTCGTTGTAGCATTCATCGACTCTGGTTATGCTGGCTCATTCTCAGGTTTTATGTTGCTGAGGTTCTTCTTGCCTTGGAGTACTTGCACATGCTGGGAGTTGTATATCGAGATCTAAAGCCAGAAAATATCCTAGTGAGAGAAGATGGCCACATTATGCTGACAGATTTTGACTTGTCACTGAGATGTTCCGTGAATCCAACGCTAGTGAAATCATCTTCTCCGGAGGAGGTGGATGGAACAAGAAAAATGTCAAGTCCATGCTCAGATGCCAGCTGCATTCAGCCTTTCTGTCTCCAACCTGATTGGCAAGTCTCCTGCTTTACTCCCATTTTAATATCTGGCGGAGCGAAATCTCGAAAAACAAAGGCTGATGCTCAGGTTGGTCCACTGCCACAGCTCGTGGTGGAGCCTATTAGCGCTCGATCTAACTCCTTTGTTGGAACCTATGAATATCTTGCTCCGGAGATCATCAAAGGTGAGGGTCACGGGAGTGCTGTGGATTGGTGGACTTTCGGTATATTTTTGTTTGAGCTTTTGTATGGTAGGACTCCCTTCAAGGGCCAATCAAACGAGGATACGTTATCCAACGTTGTGTCGCAAAGCCTTAAGTTCCCAGGCGCTCCTATTGTCAGTTTCCATGCTAGAGATTTGATCAGAGGATTGTTGATAAAGGATCCTGAAACTCGGTTAGGTTCTGTCAAAGGAGCTGCTGAAATAAAGCAGCATCCCTTCTTTGAAGGACTGAACTGGGCTCTAATACGATGTGCAGCGCCACCAGAGCTCCCCAAATTTCGTGATTTCGGAAGTCGTGCTCCATCTATGGCTGCTCAGAAGGAGAATGCAAACGATTTAGAGGACACAGAAGATTGTGAGGAGTTTGAGTTGTTTTAG
- the LOC107645066 gene encoding serine/threonine-protein kinase D6PKL1 isoform X1, giving the protein MEASSSTCEIVESSEDIISEFKVAEKPECSYANKSGKKYSIEDDINRLFQGIDIQSSSRGLGASRSHKSALKRPIKVSSAQASGIGISESVSLKQAFRGLCISQASEMAALKRLSKPCSSSRVSEAGNIKKLYTAVVDEGKQNLLEISLVPEASAHSDKLPRVSISISNSSANHSVPLADATNLKETTTRLASRDQIVPLPSEVEGEKPTIANFSPTACANEIVLEGRMDPAAAHSFSMADKGHKANILCVSSPSCSSTGDGVDKPTSSHTCLAKSIVSSKNFFKKKVKQDVCSASSSSTPCLRKVDNNLGSIANTLDKETDNSDLKHETKGNQKLSPSSSNGSIEINSINSEKDSCKPGFTLNCNKRTKFQVTKVDEKSRSKEKGEFSQSSKSSIGEYSSSTSISEESNLSGSSRIGYRPHMSKHLRWEAIRAVQQHGNLSLRHFKLLRKLGSGDIGTVYLAELIGTNCLFALKVMDNEFLASRKKMFRAQTEREILQMLDHPFFPTLYSHISTDKLSCLVMEYCPGGDLHVLRQRQPYRSFSEQAARSAVVIRCSIHRLWLCWLILRFYVAEVLLALEYLHMLGVVYRDLKPENILVREDGHIMLTDFDLSLRCSVNPTLVKSSSPEEVDGTRKMSSPCSDASCIQPFCLQPDWQVSCFTPILISGGAKSRKTKADAQVGPLPQLVVEPISARSNSFVGTYEYLAPEIIKGEGHGSAVDWWTFGIFLFELLYGRTPFKGQSNEDTLSNVVSQSLKFPGAPIVSFHARDLIRGLLIKDPETRLGSVKGAAEIKQHPFFEGLNWALIRCAAPPELPKFRDFGSRAPSMAAQKENANDLEDTEDCEEFELF; this is encoded by the exons ATGGAGGCTTCTTCCAGTACATGTGAGATAGTGGAGTCAAGCGAAGATATTATTTCTGAGTTCAAAGTGGCTGAAAAACCTGAGTGTAGTTATGCCAACAAATCAGGGAAAAAGTATTCTATCGAGGATGATATTAATCGTCTTTTCCAGGGTATTGACATTCAAAGTTCATCTAGAGGTCTTGGTGCATCACGCTCACACAAGAGTGCTCTTAAGAGGCCAATAAAAGTTAGTTCAGCTCAGGCCTCAGGAATCGGCATCTCCGAATCTGTTAGTTTGAAGCAGGCATTTAGAGGCTTGTGCATTTCTCAGGCGTCGGAAATGGCTGCTTTGAAGAGACTCTCAAAGCCATGCAGTTCGTCACGAGTATCAGAGGCTGGCAACATCAAAAAGTTATACACAGCAGTTGTAGATGAGGGCAAACAGAACTTGCTGGAAATCTCCCTGGTGCCAGAGGCATCTGCCCATTCTGATAAATTGCCCAGGGTCTCGATATCCATATCAAATTCAAGTGCTAATCATTCTGTTCCCTTGGCTGATGCCACAAACCTGAAAGAAACTACAACCAGGCTTGCTTCTCGAGATCAGATTGTTCCTCTTCCATCAGAAGTTGAAGGTGAAAAACCGACAATTGCAAATTTTTCACCGACTGCTTGTGCAAATGAGATTGTGCTGGAGGGCAGAATGGATCCTGCTGCTGCTCACAGTTTTTCAATGGCAGATAAGGGACACAAAGCAAATATACTTTGTGTGTCTTCTCCTTCCTGCTCTAGTACTGGTGATGGAGTGGATAAACCCACAAGCAGCCATACATGTTTAGCAAAGTCAATAGTCAGTAGCAAGAACTTCTTTAAGAAAAAAGTAAAGCAAGATGTTTGTTCTGCCTCAAGCAGCTCCACTCCATGCCTGAGAAAAGTTGACAACAATTTGGGATCGATTGCAAATACTTTGGACAAAGAAACAGACAATTCTGATTTGAAGCATGAAACAAAAGGAAACCAAAAGCTGTCTCCCAGCAGTTCAAACGGTAGCATTGAAATTAACTCAATCAATTCTGAGAAGGACTCATGCAAACCTGGTTTCACGTTAAATTGCAACAAGAGAACCAAATTTCAAGTGACAAAAGTTGATGAGAAATCAAGATCAAAGGAAAAGGGTGAGTTCTCCCAAAGCTCAAAAAGTAGCATTGGTGAGTATAGTAGTAGCACAAGCATCAGCGAGGAGAGCAATCTAAGTGGTTCCAGTCGCATTGGCTACAGGCCTCATATGTCAAAACATCTGAGATGGGAAGCTATTCGAGCTGTTCAGCAGCATGGTAATTTAAGTTTGAGGCACTTTAAGCTGCTAAGGAAGCTTGGTAGCGGGGATATTGGAACTGTTTATCTTGCAGAACTAATTGGGACAAACTGCCTTTTTGCCTTAAAGGTGATGGACAATGAATTCTTGGCAAGCCGGAAGAAAATGTTCAGGGCTCAAACTGAACGAGAGATCCTACAGATGCTGGATCATCCATTTTTTCCTACCCTATATTCCCATATCTCCACAGATAAGCTTTCTTGCTTGGTCATGGAGTATTGTCCAGGTGGTGATCTGCATGTATTACGGCAGAGGCAGCCATATCGGAGTTTCTCAGAACAAGCAGCTAG AAGTGCAGTTGTAATTCGTTGTAGCATTCATCGACTCTGGTTATGCTGGCTCATTCTCAGGTTTTATGTTGCTGAGGTTCTTCTTGCCTTGGAGTACTTGCACATGCTGGGAGTTGTATATCGAGATCTAAAGCCAGAAAATATCCTAGTGAGAGAAGATGGCCACATTATGCTGACAGATTTTGACTTGTCACTGAGATGTTCCGTGAATCCAACGCTAGTGAAATCATCTTCTCCGGAGGAGGTGGATGGAACAAGAAAAATGTCAAGTCCATGCTCAGATGCCAGCTGCATTCAGCCTTTCTGTCTCCAACCTGATTGGCAAGTCTCCTGCTTTACTCCCATTTTAATATCTGGCGGAGCGAAATCTCGAAAAACAAAGGCTGATGCTCAGGTTGGTCCACTGCCACAGCTCGTGGTGGAGCCTATTAGCGCTCGATCTAACTCCTTTGTTGGAACCTATGAATATCTTGCTCCGGAGATCATCAAAGGTGAGGGTCACGGGAGTGCTGTGGATTGGTGGACTTTCGGTATATTTTTGTTTGAGCTTTTGTATGGTAGGACTCCCTTCAAGGGCCAATCAAACGAGGATACGTTATCCAACGTTGTGTCGCAAAGCCTTAAGTTCCCAGGCGCTCCTATTGTCAGTTTCCATGCTAGAGATTTGATCAGAGGATTGTTGATAAAGGATCCTGAAACTCGGTTAGGTTCTGTCAAAGGAGCTGCTGAAATAAAGCAGCATCCCTTCTTTGAAGGACTGAACTGGGCTCTAATACGATGTGCAGCGCCACCAGAGCTCCCCAAATTTCGTGATTTCGGAAGTCGTGCTCCATCTATGGCTGCTCAGAAGGAGAATGCAAACGATTTAGAGGACACAGAAGATTGTGAGGAGTTTGAGTTGTTTTAG
- the LOC107645066 gene encoding serine/threonine-protein kinase D6PKL1 isoform X3, protein MEASSSTCEIVESSEDIISEFKVAEKPECSYANKSGKKYSIEDDINRLFQGIDIQSSSRGLGASRSHKSALKRPIKVSSAQASGIGISESVSLKQAFRGLCISQASEMAALKRLSKPCSSSRVSEAGNIKKLYTAVVDEGKQNLLEISLVPEASAHSDKLPRVSISISNSSANHSVPLADATNLKETTTRLASRDQIVPLPSEVEGEKPTIANFSPTACANEIVLEGRMDPAAAHSFSMADKGHKANILCVSSPSCSSTGDGVDKPTSSHTCLAKSIVSSKNFFKKKVKQDVCSASSSSTPCLRKVDNNLGSIANTLDKETDNSDLKHETKGNQKLSPSSSNGSIEINSINSEKDSCKPGFTLNCNKRTKFQVTKVDEKSRSKEKGEFSQSSKSSIGEYSSSTSISEESNLSGSSRIGYRPHMSKHLRWEAIRAVQQHGNLSLRHFKLLRKLGSGDIGTVYLAELIGTNCLFALKVMDNEFLASRKKMFRAQTEREILQMLDHPFFPTLYSHISTDKLSCLVMEYCPGGDLHVLRQRQPYRSFSEQAARFYVAEVLLALEYLHMLGVVYRDLKPENILVREDGHIMLTDFDLSLRCSVNPTLVKSSSPEEVDGTRKMSSPCSDASCIQPFCLQPDWQVSCFTPILISGGAKSRKTKADAQVGPLPQLVVEPISARSNSFVGTYEYLAPEIIKGEGHGSAVDWWTFGIFLFELLYGRTPFKGQSNEDTLSNVVSQSLKFPGAPIVSFHARDLIRGLLIKDPETRLGSVKGAAEIKQHPFFEGLNWALIRCAAPPELPKFRDFGSRAPSMAAQKENANDLEDTEDCEEFELF, encoded by the exons ATGGAGGCTTCTTCCAGTACATGTGAGATAGTGGAGTCAAGCGAAGATATTATTTCTGAGTTCAAAGTGGCTGAAAAACCTGAGTGTAGTTATGCCAACAAATCAGGGAAAAAGTATTCTATCGAGGATGATATTAATCGTCTTTTCCAGGGTATTGACATTCAAAGTTCATCTAGAGGTCTTGGTGCATCACGCTCACACAAGAGTGCTCTTAAGAGGCCAATAAAAGTTAGTTCAGCTCAGGCCTCAGGAATCGGCATCTCCGAATCTGTTAGTTTGAAGCAGGCATTTAGAGGCTTGTGCATTTCTCAGGCGTCGGAAATGGCTGCTTTGAAGAGACTCTCAAAGCCATGCAGTTCGTCACGAGTATCAGAGGCTGGCAACATCAAAAAGTTATACACAGCAGTTGTAGATGAGGGCAAACAGAACTTGCTGGAAATCTCCCTGGTGCCAGAGGCATCTGCCCATTCTGATAAATTGCCCAGGGTCTCGATATCCATATCAAATTCAAGTGCTAATCATTCTGTTCCCTTGGCTGATGCCACAAACCTGAAAGAAACTACAACCAGGCTTGCTTCTCGAGATCAGATTGTTCCTCTTCCATCAGAAGTTGAAGGTGAAAAACCGACAATTGCAAATTTTTCACCGACTGCTTGTGCAAATGAGATTGTGCTGGAGGGCAGAATGGATCCTGCTGCTGCTCACAGTTTTTCAATGGCAGATAAGGGACACAAAGCAAATATACTTTGTGTGTCTTCTCCTTCCTGCTCTAGTACTGGTGATGGAGTGGATAAACCCACAAGCAGCCATACATGTTTAGCAAAGTCAATAGTCAGTAGCAAGAACTTCTTTAAGAAAAAAGTAAAGCAAGATGTTTGTTCTGCCTCAAGCAGCTCCACTCCATGCCTGAGAAAAGTTGACAACAATTTGGGATCGATTGCAAATACTTTGGACAAAGAAACAGACAATTCTGATTTGAAGCATGAAACAAAAGGAAACCAAAAGCTGTCTCCCAGCAGTTCAAACGGTAGCATTGAAATTAACTCAATCAATTCTGAGAAGGACTCATGCAAACCTGGTTTCACGTTAAATTGCAACAAGAGAACCAAATTTCAAGTGACAAAAGTTGATGAGAAATCAAGATCAAAGGAAAAGGGTGAGTTCTCCCAAAGCTCAAAAAGTAGCATTGGTGAGTATAGTAGTAGCACAAGCATCAGCGAGGAGAGCAATCTAAGTGGTTCCAGTCGCATTGGCTACAGGCCTCATATGTCAAAACATCTGAGATGGGAAGCTATTCGAGCTGTTCAGCAGCATGGTAATTTAAGTTTGAGGCACTTTAAGCTGCTAAGGAAGCTTGGTAGCGGGGATATTGGAACTGTTTATCTTGCAGAACTAATTGGGACAAACTGCCTTTTTGCCTTAAAGGTGATGGACAATGAATTCTTGGCAAGCCGGAAGAAAATGTTCAGGGCTCAAACTGAACGAGAGATCCTACAGATGCTGGATCATCCATTTTTTCCTACCCTATATTCCCATATCTCCACAGATAAGCTTTCTTGCTTGGTCATGGAGTATTGTCCAGGTGGTGATCTGCATGTATTACGGCAGAGGCAGCCATATCGGAGTTTCTCAGAACAAGCAGCTAG GTTTTATGTTGCTGAGGTTCTTCTTGCCTTGGAGTACTTGCACATGCTGGGAGTTGTATATCGAGATCTAAAGCCAGAAAATATCCTAGTGAGAGAAGATGGCCACATTATGCTGACAGATTTTGACTTGTCACTGAGATGTTCCGTGAATCCAACGCTAGTGAAATCATCTTCTCCGGAGGAGGTGGATGGAACAAGAAAAATGTCAAGTCCATGCTCAGATGCCAGCTGCATTCAGCCTTTCTGTCTCCAACCTGATTGGCAAGTCTCCTGCTTTACTCCCATTTTAATATCTGGCGGAGCGAAATCTCGAAAAACAAAGGCTGATGCTCAGGTTGGTCCACTGCCACAGCTCGTGGTGGAGCCTATTAGCGCTCGATCTAACTCCTTTGTTGGAACCTATGAATATCTTGCTCCGGAGATCATCAAAGGTGAGGGTCACGGGAGTGCTGTGGATTGGTGGACTTTCGGTATATTTTTGTTTGAGCTTTTGTATGGTAGGACTCCCTTCAAGGGCCAATCAAACGAGGATACGTTATCCAACGTTGTGTCGCAAAGCCTTAAGTTCCCAGGCGCTCCTATTGTCAGTTTCCATGCTAGAGATTTGATCAGAGGATTGTTGATAAAGGATCCTGAAACTCGGTTAGGTTCTGTCAAAGGAGCTGCTGAAATAAAGCAGCATCCCTTCTTTGAAGGACTGAACTGGGCTCTAATACGATGTGCAGCGCCACCAGAGCTCCCCAAATTTCGTGATTTCGGAAGTCGTGCTCCATCTATGGCTGCTCAGAAGGAGAATGCAAACGATTTAGAGGACACAGAAGATTGTGAGGAGTTTGAGTTGTTTTAG